tatttatatttaatttttaaaaaaatatatataaatatttaattgccAATGCATTAATTTTCTATGAAAAATATTCTCCCTCGTACCAAACACACAGAGACTTTTTCTCACTTTTAAAGCAAAATCCAACGCCTTCTTCGTGAGAGGAGAGGAAACTAACAGGGAAGCAAAACATTAATCAGAGTGAATTGATACATTAATCAGAGTGAATACATCAACTTCAAAAGATTAGATACAAagcaaaacaaataaaatccAAATTCTCGTTatgtatcttttttttaaaaaaaatctcacTATTTCGAGTAATTACAGGGCATATGATTGCTCTCTGAGGaaaattttcctttattttatcttatccCAGTGTTCGTAAATCAAATTACCTTATGCGTTTAAATTATGTGCACTAACAATATGAATAACACTTAGTAAGTTTAGTAGATTCTACTTATTTCGATTGTTGTGCGGGAGGAAGCACCAATCCTTACTCCTTAGATGTGTGACAAATGAATAAAGTAAACTTTATATAATTTCGtttccttttttctttgcaACGCTTAATATCTATTCGAGGTCAAAATCAATATTTTCAAGGTCATATCTACCTTGATACAGAAAGAGGCTATTCAATAGATTTTGGAGATTTTTTTGGCTTTTCACCCGATGTTCGAAGTATGTATTAAAGCTTCGACTAAATTCAAATCGCAGGGTTTATTTAGAAGTGATACCAAGGGCTTAAGCCCGAAACCTTTTGATCTATTTACACCAATCCATGTTGATAATAATTTTGGGAGATAATCACTGGTCTGATTCTTCAAAGCAAAAtcaatttactttttttatatcaTTAAGCTAAGTTGACCtacatatttgtatatattttttacatCATCAAGTTAAGTTAACCTAcaataacataattttttatatcaaaatatgatatggtcACCCAAAAAATAGAGTAGTAACTTGCTATAGccatttaaattgtatataatTTCAATTTAGTATTCCTTACATTATCAAGTCATTCagagaatatttttttagttaatcaccttaaaatataaaataaatcatttactaatgacaaataaaatgatcatGTGAAAATTACTTAagttgacaatttttttttactttacacGTGTATATGACATGAGATAAATTCATACCATAATTTTAGAGGTGATTGTTGCATGAGATAATCAAAAGTTAAATTGTCATATGTGTGAACAAAATTGAGATTCTTCACATGAATATTCAAGTCTCATTGATATAGCTTCATCTATCTCCCGTGTTCTAATATTGCATAAGCATGTTTGTCTACCCCACAAGAGGCATTTCTTTTCtcactcagaatgtctctttcTTGCCTTTATAGCTTACCAAACTTATTATTACAAAAGCAATATACATGTGCAAGAAGGATGTGTTTGGGTATTGTtcaatttactttatttttgattgatcaagatattgttttttttaaaaaaaataatactatttttgaagaaaataaatttttaataattagCAAAGTagcctttttttttgtttggtgAAGAGGGGAAAAACAACTTTATACTATTCCCTGtgtttcattttatttgatctGACTTGACATTTTCCTTCTATCTTAATTTTGTAAATTGACAAGTAATTTGAGACAATTATTTATAGTAATGTGATGGGACAGAGGAAGTACTCTAtttgtttcaaaataagtgTTATTTTAATAAAACTCACGTtcattaaaaaatcaataaatacaatgtgGTTTACTGAAGATTATTAATATAcaaattttgttttgaattcTTAATGCGACAcgtattttgaaatattttttttgttaaaataacaCTTATTTTTGGAACGAGGGAGTAAGAATTTATTTTACCAAATTAAACTTATTAATTatgctttgaaaatttaatttgaCAATTAATATTCTATTTAATGACAATGTTCATAttagagaaaataataaaattctcttaatttgctaaaatgaacaaacaaaaaagaaaaaatttagtATAAGGGCCAAATATAATGTAACGGAGAGCGTAATTGTCttaccccacccccaccccccaaaAGTTGGAgacaaaatttcaacttcataGATTCCAAATTTAATAAAGGTGAAATTTAATATTCATACatacttaatattttttaaaaaataatatgttgTCTAATTCGACATAATTCGTATTCGAACTTCTAGTTCCACTCTTGATCCCCAACCCAACTTCTTTCTCCACACCAATAGTGTTTGcctaaataataatatatgacTGCTCTTGGGACAATATTTTATGCTTACCGAAAGGAGCGTAAGGAGAGTGTTAGTTCTGAGCTCAGACGAACCCCATAATTTTTATGTAGATTCCGCATTTGTATTAGGAAATTTATTATGTTTAGATATTAAATTGCCAATCCATTAGTTTTCCGTGGAAAATATTCTCCtctcataccaaacacaccccaACTCTTTCTCACTTTTAAAGCAAAATCTAGCATCTTCTTCGTTGAGGAAAAAAACAGGGAAGGTTTTCTCTTTCCCTCACTTGATGGTTAAAGTGCACATTGACCTGTGTTTTATATGAGGATAAAGAAAAGTTTTGCTGATCAGGTAATCAATACTACTTTTTCCTTAGTGAACTGTGCTATTCTCGTGTGACTCTTGGCATGTTTATCAATTAGTCTGTACCAACTTTACATGCATATGACTATATAAACAAAAGTATTTTCCAAACAAGCCCATAAAAATTAGAGACACTCTAATGGTACTGGCCCTCTAAGTTCTCACTAACACAAGGTAAATTGTTTTTTCTGTTTCTAATTTGTGCTTAACTCAAACATCAGTCTACCAGCAGCTTGCtccttgtttttctttttctttttgaattgaCGTCTTTACTAAAGTTTTtatcatgaaataaaaatgGACCAATTGTTACATTCAGTTCTGTTGATGGGAGTTGGCTTGCTTATTAGATCCTTGACTACTAATGACTTCAAGAGAGAGAAAAACTAGCCCAAAAATATCACTTTATATTCGTTACAACATATGTGTTCATGCACAATATAGGCACTGTTTACTGTATATGAAAGATAGTTTTCTATATTATCTGCCCTGTCTTGTGTTTCTGTATGAGGTGTCCTAATCTGGTTTTGTCAAGATATTTTTCAGGGCAAAGCAAGCAATACGTACAGCAATGGAAAGAGAGAATTCAGAGCTGTACCTTCGCAACTGTCAGATTATGCGGGAGAATGAGAGGCTGCGGAAGAAAGCTCAACGTCTCAACCAGGAGAATCAAGCTTTGTTATCAGAGCTGAGACGGAAGTTAGCAGCTATAAATGCCAAGCGGAAACCTGAATTTGTAGTTGATATGGGTTCGAGTTCTGCCGGTGATCAAATGGAAGCCAACAAAAGTCAGGCACTGGAATGAAAGTGATTGCTGTTCCAAATCACTTCTTCCAGGCGCTTTATGCAGTTCAAatttaagagaattttcaaTTTTGGTTTTACCAATGTCATAGAAATTACCAGGCAATGTGCCATCTGAAACTATTTATTGTTGCAT
This Solanum dulcamara chromosome 1, daSolDulc1.2, whole genome shotgun sequence DNA region includes the following protein-coding sequences:
- the LOC129899943 gene encoding protein LITTLE ZIPPER 3-like isoform X1 — its product is MTSRERKTSPKISLYIRYNICVHAQYRHCLLAKQAIRTAMERENSELYLRNCQIMRENERLRKKAQRLNQENQALLSELRRKLAAINAKRKPEFVVDMGSSSAGDQMEANKSQALE
- the LOC129899943 gene encoding protein LITTLE ZIPPER 3-like isoform X2, with translation MERENSELYLRNCQIMRENERLRKKAQRLNQENQALLSELRRKLAAINAKRKPEFVVDMGSSSAGDQMEANKSQALE